One segment of Malassezia restricta chromosome V, complete sequence DNA contains the following:
- a CDS encoding MFS monocarboxylate transporter, with amino-acid sequence MGEPAIVAPPMAHTSAVSRRESISISDHAFRHRGLEGRPPLHQVVAHDHICTAEPFEDPTLLPVLSILPHHAGLDLTKLRPMTQVLSAFLFLFCSWGVIGCYGTFFLYFRDILLMQHSASDVAWIGSIQQFLAVLVGILTSKWVDYGYMYAMCTVGSILIVLGIMMNGQGTRYVHIFFSHGVCVGVGTGLIYLPCITCCSEYHHQKPGVALGLATLGSSLGSLIFPIMFNKLQPNIGYAWTIRIIGFLIMALLLLALLLLRPRSRAIESRRLFALHVFKDPVYIVFVLGYFLGNMGLYVPPYFLPSFGKHHKFSDAIFPFTTSLLKTGGILGRLLSIFLTKRIGAFGLYVPRTFSAALVAFVWIAVRQQGSFVVVVVLYGLLSGSLLSAIPMIVTKITDDESDVNVRLSVASLLSSVGSLVGPPIAASLLDIEPPKYVRAQVFAGIFIALSGLCMFIVRVMKVGPNWMVPF; translated from the coding sequence ATGGGGGAGCCAGCGATTGTtgcgccgcccatggcGCATACAAGCGCTGTCTCCCGGCGTGAGTCGATCTCTATTTCAGATCATGCGTTCCGTCACCGTGGCTTGGAAGGTAGGCCGCCATTACACCAAGTAGTCGCGCATGACCACATATGCACAGCAGAGCCATTTGAGGACCCCACTTTACTGCCTGTATTGTCGATATTACCGCATCACGCTGGGTTGGATCTAACAAAGCTGCGCCCTATGACCCAGGTATTGAGCGCATTCCTTTTTCTGTTTTGCTCCTGGGGTGTCATTGGTTGCTATGGTACCTTTTTTTTGTACTTCAGGGACATACTGCTCATGCAGCATTCAGCATCCGATGTTGCGTGGATTGGCTCCATTCAGCAATTTTTGGCTGTGCTGGTTGGGATCTTGACATCTAAGTGGGTCGATTATGGGTACATGTACGCGATGTGTACTGTAGGAAGCATTCTCATTGTGCTTGGCATCATGATGAACGGGCAGGGTACCCGGTATGTGCATATTTTTTTCTCCCATGGCGTTTGTGTGGGGGTGGGTACTGGGTTGATATATCTTCCCTGTATTACTTGTTGCTCAGAATACCACCATCAGAAGCCAGGCGTGGCGTTGGGGCTGGCCACATTAGGGAGTAGCTTGGGAAGTCTGATCTTTCCGATTATGTTCAACAAATTGCAGCCAAATATTGGATATGCTTGGACTATCCGCATAATCGGTTTTCTCATCATGGCTTTGTTGTTGCTTGCCCTATTGTTGCTGCGGCCGCGGAGTAGGGCTATTGAAAGCCGCCGGCTTTTCGCCTTGCATGTATTCAAGGATCCGGTGTATATTGTATTTGTCTTGGGCTACTTTTTGGGGAACATGGGTCTGTACGTGCCTCCCTATTTTCTTCCATCGTTTGGAAAACACCACAAATTCAGTGACGCCATCTTTCCTTTTACTACCTCTTTGTTGAAGACAGGGGGGATTCTTGGGCGACTACTGTCAATTTTTCTGACAAAGAGAATTGGTGCGTTTGGATTGTACGTTCCACGGACATTTTCAGCCGCGCTAGTTGCGTTTGTGTGGATTGCTGTGCGACAGCAGGGAAGTTTTGTGGTTGTCGTTGTATTATATGGACTTTTGTCTGGTTCTTTATTGTCCGCGATACCTATGATTGTAACGAAGATTACGGATGATGAGAGCGATGTTAATGTGAGGCTGTCTGTTGCAAGCTTACTCTCATCAGTGGGTTCTTTGGTAGGTCCACCGATTGCAGCTTCCCTCTTGGACATTGAGCCACCGAAGTACGTGCGTGCACAGGTCTTTGCTGGCATCTTTATCGCTCTCTCTGGCTTGTGCATGTTCATTGTACGTGTAATGAAAGTGGGTCCCAACTGGATGGTCCCATTTTAA
- a CDS encoding phenylalanyl-tRNA synthetase beta chain, with protein MPTVGVDKALLFEGLGHEYTTQEFDELCFQFGIELDEDTTEEVAGTDERPQLKIDIPANRYDLLCFEGILRALRVFLGLQEPPKYTLSQPKELLTMKLTPATARIRPYFAGAVLRNITFTQERYNNFIDFQDKIHQNLARQRTLVSIGTHDLDTIEAPFVYDALPPNDIKFAPLNLEEEFTGSGLMDLYETDRHLGRYLHIIRDSPVYPIIFDQQKRVLSMPPIINSNHSKIKLDTKNVFIDVTALDKTKLDIVISDLVAMFSEYCAEPFVVEPIRVVYPDGAEVITPNLDARETAVRVSYVNRCTGLDQDAEKIAGLLRRMGHGAQPSATDPDVVEVQVPVTRPDILHECDLMEDAAVAHGFDNLPKTFPTTNTVGGPLPINKLSDIIRHECAQAGWIEVLPLILCSHDENFAWMKRTDDGKTAIVLENPKTSEYQIVRTSLLPGILKTIRENKKHALPIQVFEVSDVAFKDPTETQRMARNERHMAAIYSNKAAGFEVVHGLLDKLMMMLGVPRISREDAKAECGYYLQEADDPSFFPGRAAHIVLRTPSSSARGLDSTDDLKKALDGDERIGTLGVLHPDVLERFELAFPCSALEFNVEPFL; from the coding sequence ATGCCGACGGTTGGTGTTGACAAGGCACTCCTTTTCGAGGGACTTGGTCACGAATACACTACGCAGGAGTTCGATGAACTCTGTTTTCAGTTTGGAATTGAACTCGATGAAGACACGACTGAAGAGGTGGCAGGCACCGACGAACGCCCGCAACTCAAGATCGATATTCCAGCGAACCGTTACGATTTGCTATGCTTTGAGGGCATTTTGCGAGCTCTTCGTGTGTTTCTCGGGCTGCAGGAGCCTCCGAAATACACTTTGTCACAACCTAAGGAGCTCTTGACCATGAAGCTGACGCCCGCTACGGCCCGTATCCGCCCTTACTTTGCtggcgctgtgctgcgTAACATCACCTTTACTCAAGAGCGATACAACAACTTTATCGATTTCCAGGACAAGATTCATCAGAACCTGGCTaggcagcgcacgcttGTGTCTATCGGCACTCACGACCTGgacacgatcgaggcgccgttTGTGTATGATGCCCTACCACCGAATGACATCAAGTTTGCTCCACTCAATCTTGAAGAGGAGTTCACCGGTTCGGGTCTCATGGATCTGTATGAAACGGACCGTCATCTAGGCCGCTACTTGCACATCATTCGTGACAGTCCGGTTTATCCTATTATTTTCGACCAGCAGAAGCGCGTTTtgtccatgccgcccattATTAATTCGAACCATTCCAAGATTAAGCTCGACACGAAGAATGTGTTTATTGATGTGACTGCTTTGGACAAGACGAAGCTGGACATTGTGATTTCCGACCTGGTTGCGATGTTCTCTGAATACTGTGCAGAGCCATTCGTTGTTGAGCCGATTCGTGTCGTATACCCTGATGGAGCAGAGGTCATCACGCCAAACCTTGATGCGCGTGAAACCGCGGTGCGTGTCTCGTATGTGAATCGCTGTACAGGTCTGGATCAGGATGCGGAGAAAATCGCAGGTctgctgcggcgcatgggaCATGGCGCCCAGCCGTCGGCCACGGATCCAGATGTGGTGGAAGTTCAAGTGCCTGTAACTCGCCCTGATATTCTGCATGAATGTGACCTCATGGAAGATGCggctgtggcgcatggcttCGACAATTTGCCCAAGACGTTCCCGACCACAAATACAGTAGGTGGACCGCTTCCTATCAACAAGCTGAGCGATATTATTCGTCACGAATGTGCTCAGGCTGGGTGGATCGAAGTACTTCCTCTTATTTTATGCTCACATGATGAAAACTTCGCATGGATGAAGCGCACGGATGATGGTAAAACAGCCATTGTCCTAGAGAACCCAAAAACCTCCGAGTACCAGATCGTGCGTACGTCTCTTCTCCCAGGCATTCTCAAGACGATTCGTGAGAACAAAAAGCATGCGCTTCCCATCCAGGTCTTTGAGGTCTCTGATGTGGCATTCAAGGACCCGACGGAGACGCAGCGTATGGCACGCAATGAGCGCCACATGGCTGCTATTTACAGTAACAAAGCAGCAGGTTTTGAGGTCGTGCACGGTCTTCTTGACAAGCTGATGATGATGCTGGGTGTTCCTCGCATTTCCCGCGAAGACGCAAAGGCCGAGTGCGGGTACTACCTGCAGGAGGCAGACGACCCTTCCTTCTTCCCCGGACGCGCAGCTCACATTGTGCTCCGCACGCCGAGTTCATCGGCTCGTGGATTGGACTCGACCGACGATCTCAAGAAGGCATTGGATGGTGACGAGCGAATTGGCACGCTGGGTGTGCTGCACCcggatgtgctcgagcgctttgAGCTTGCTTTCCCATGCTCGGCCCTCGAATTTAATGTGGAACCCTTCCTGTAG
- a CDS encoding electron-transferring-flavoprotein dehydrogenase codes for MLARQVARVPRVSALGRVGHSFAFASRRSILSGACRGIRLAKFSPAPCRRFFHAGTALREEDTAEEIQEEERVVDEVDVLIVGGGPAGLSAAIKIKQLAEAKGEDIRVVLLEKGAEIGNHILSGAVIQTNALDELIPDWKEKGAPLNQPALHDKMVFLTETGSIPMPHPPQMNNKGNYIVSLSRVATWLGEQAEEAGVEIYPGFAGAQIVWDEDANGNKRGIRGIVTNDIGLNKEGQPKDNYEPGMEFRAPITLFAEGAHGSLSLKIMKELKLREEVGADPQTYGIGIKEVWRVKPENHEAGLVAHTMGHPLSTDTYGGSFMYHMDDNMVSLGLVVGLDYGNPYLSPYQEFQRMKHHPFFARVLEGGQCLAYGARALNEGGYQSIPKVHFPGGALVGCSAGFLNVPKIKGTHNAMKSGMLAAEAAVEALAHRSENDPYAPIDIAEYKNKLDNSWIMKELYEVRNIRPSFHAFGFLGALIYSGLETMFLKGKVPWTLHHEKEDYQYTKPKDQCKPISYPKPDGKLSFDILTSVSRTGTNHAENQPVHLVVKDGHYKGHVERNVGIFDGPLGRVCPAAVYEYVNKEDANGREDACGKKLVINSQNCIHCKTCSIKTPDQSIEWTVPEGGGGPKYSLT; via the coding sequence ATGCTTGCTAGGCAAGTTGCTCGAGTTCCACGGGTCTCTGCTCTCGGTCGAGTCGGCCATTCTTTTGCGTTCGCGTCAAGGCGCTCTATTTTGTCTGGCGCCTGCAGAGGCATCCGTCTTGCCAAGTTCTCACCCGCCCCATGCCGTCGTTTTTTCCATGCTGGAACCGCTCTTCGTGAGGAGGACACAGCGGAAGAGATAcaggaagaggagcgcgTTGTGGACGAGGTGGATGTACTTATCGTTGGTGGTGGACCTGCTGGTCTTAGTGCTGCCATTAAGATAAAGCAACTCGCAGAAGCAAAAGGAGAAGACATTCGCGTTGTTCTTCTTGAGAAAGGTGCAGAAATCGGTAACCATATTCTCTCAGGCGCAGTGATTCAGACCAATGCGCTTGATGAGCTTATTCCTGACTGGAAAGAAAAGGGTGCGCCTTTGAACCAACCTGCCCTACACGACAAGATGGTATTCTTGACTGAGACGGGATCGATCCCTATGCCTCATCCTCCGCAAATGAACAACAAAGGCAATTACATTGTGTCGCTTTCGCGCGTTGCGACATGGCTGGGTGAGCAGGCAGAGGAAGCTGGAGTCGAAATTTACCCCGGTTTCGCTGGCGCGCAGATCGTTTGGGACGAAGACGCGAATGGTAACAAGCGCGGTATTAGGGGTATTGTCACCAACGACATTGGTTTGAATAAGGAGGGTCAGCCTAAGGACAACTATGAGCCAGGTATGGAGTTCCGAGCACCTATCACTTTGTTTGCAGAGGGCGCCCACGGCTCCCTTTCTCTCAAGATCATGAAGGAACTAAAACTTCGTGAGGAAGTCGGGGCTGATCCTCAGACGTATGGTATCGGTATAAAGGAGGTGTGGCGCGTGAAGCCTGAGAATCATGAGGCTGGTCTCGTGGCTCATACGATGGGCCATCCCTTGTCCACCGATACTTATGGCGGTTCGTTCATGTACCATATGGATGACAACATGGTTTCGCTTGGTCTTGTGGTGGGTCTTGACTACGGCAATCCCTACCTTAGCCCTTATCAGGAATTCCAGCGCATGAAGCACCACCCTTTCTTTGCCAGGGTACTTGAGGGTGGTCAGTGCCTGGCTtacggcgctcgtgcactCAATGAAGGTGGATATCAATCCATCCCTAAGGTTCACTTCCCGGGTGGTGCGCTAGTGGGCTGCTCTGCCGGATTCCTCAACGTGCCCAAGATCAAGGGAACGCACAATGCCATGAAGAGTGGTATGCTTGCTGCTGAGGCAGCCGTGGAGGCGCTTGCCCATCGCAGTGAGAACGACCCATATGCTCCTATCGATATCGCAGAGTACAAGAACAAGCTTGACAACAGTTGGATCATGAAGGAACTGTATGAGGTGCGAAACATTCGTCCCAGTTTCCACGCGTTTGGATTCCTGGGTGCCCTGATATACTCTGGCCTGGAGACCATGTTCTTGAAGGGTAAGGTTCCTTGGACGCTCCATCATGAGAAGGAAGACTATCAGTACACGAAACCGAAAGACCAATGCAAGCCCATCTCCTACCCTAAGCCAGACGGAAAACTCTCGTTTGATATCCTGACGTCTGTTTCGCGCACCGGAACGAACCACGCCGAGAACCAGCCCGTACACCTTGTCGTAAAGGATGGTCACTACAAGGGACACGTCGAGCGTAATGTGGGCATCTTTGACGGTCCACTCGGCCGTGTTTGCCCCGCTGCTGTATATGAATATGTGAACAAGGAGGATGCCAACGGCCGAGAGGATGCTTGCGGAAAGAAGCTCGTTATTAACAGTCAGAACTGCATTCACTGCAAGACATGTTCCATCAAGACGCCTGATCAGTCTATTGAATGGACGGTGCCTGAGGGCGGAGGCGGTCCCAAGTACTCCCTCACGTAG
- a CDS encoding Rare lipoprotein A (RlpA)-like double-psi beta-barrel → MKFSFVAAAAALIASVAAAPASQVQSRGIFGGKATWYAADKSEGNCGWWSTNADHIVALNAHQYGSTDKKSEHCGKLIRIVNEKNKKVIHAVVADSCPSCEEGSLDLSKGLFSELTDGDMDLGIFPISWSFLN, encoded by the coding sequence ATGAAGTTCTCGTTCGttgccgctgccgccgctctCATTGCCTccgtcgctgccgctcctGCCTCTCAAGTCCAAAGCCGTGGAATCTTTGGCGGTAAGGCCACATGGTACGCTGCTGACAAGAGTGAGGGCAACTGCGGTTGGTGGAGCACAAACGCTGATCATATTGTGGCTCTCAACGCCCACCAGTATGGCAGCACAGATAAAAAGAGTGAACACTGCGGTAAACTCATTCGTATCGTGAACGAGAAAAACAAGAAGGTCATCCATGCTGTTGTGGCCGACTCGTGCCCGTCATGCGAGGAAGGATCACTCGACCTCAGCAAGGGTCTTTTCTCGGAGCTCACTGACGGCGACATGGACCTCGGTATTTTCCCCATTTCATGGAGCTTCCTGAATTAA
- a CDS encoding prefoldin beta subunit has product MASEQVKSILAQFQEVQNELNNLIDTHQQLLSQLSENQQVLKELEKLEPDARVFKRLGPVLLPQEFAEAKTNVEKRIDFIQTESQRVDKRIEHLISKRNELQTEIVKSKQAP; this is encoded by the exons ATGGCATCTGAGCAAGTCAAGTCGATTCTCGCGCAGTTTCAAGAGGTGCAAAATG AGCTCAACAACTTAATAGATACGCACCAACAACTACTTTCCCAGTTGTCTGAAAACCAGCAAGTGCTCAAG GAACTTGAAAAGCTTGAACCCGATGCGCGCGTATTCAAGCGTCTAGGCCCCGTGCTTCTTCCACAAGAATTTGCTGAGGCAAAAACCAACGTTGAAAAGCGCATCGATTTTATTCAAACAGAATC TCAACGAGTTGACAAGCGAATCGAGCATCTTATCTCCAAACGTAATGAGCTACAGACTGAG ATTGTGAAGTCGAAACAAGCTCCGTAA
- a CDS encoding rabenosyn-5 — translation MHQRREMEPRDAEHPKTPASNYGDLLYTPYMKRKSPIRTTSHPSLSPSRSASEQGFPLSSRDGSPLRVMSASRPVPGKVEPHDQQSSLKKIDSDAVSPFRSASPSSRKVAMETPASLRLTTEPVRRINSLPREYGAESISRRMPYRPGFQPKGVVRHRTDEFLERRAKHVDMMDLDEQRMERRLGKLMTIYSPEFELPQTVGSSHFWQIGGDRVWDMFSSQHERQLQRLQRSRRVAEQRVVKWQEGGEHPRCHICQTPFSLAVRRHHCRLCGNLVCSSPRLPQVLLHDEEMHAKQLESWEPCSSLMLYDASSKTLRDIPNRPDTPATSTEWRDYEVAEKDGIRFCRSCKSIVHRIMLRNRRSDDMPLCPLYQNLLILQKDINEALPDFHEMILGLKKNDTDLSLASTVRDSHALQANAFQARKDLLARFSRFEQLARKIESMPPIVDGVTSAAQKRLQQAIFARASLFLQRNMIPLQGLSSQPTPNASKKKVPRHIQEQLHALKVQDTLLSEYMESAQKLRNLDDMASLRQSQEEIRAEIARLQQE, via the exons ATGCATCAGCGAAGGGAGATGGAGCCacgcgatgccgagcatCCCAAGACTCCGGCTTCAAATTACGGAGACCTACTATATACGCCCTATATGAAGCGCAAGTCACCAATACGAACCACGAGTCACCCAAGCCTCTCCCCATCGCGATCCGCGTCAGAACAAGGTTTTCCCCTGAGCTCTCGTGATGGGTCGCCACTGCGTGTCATGTCGGCAAGCCGTCCTGTTCCTGGAAAGGTCGAGCCACATGACCAACAATCTTCCTTGAAAAAGATCGATTCAGATGCTGTTTCGCCATTTCGATCTGCTTCTCCGTCATCCAGAAAGGTCGCGATGGAAACACCTGCCTCGCTCCGATTGACCACGGAGCCTGTCCGGCGCATCAATTCTCTCCCTAGGGAATATGGAGCCGAATCTATATCGAGAAGAATGCCCTATCGACCAGGTTTTCAACCGAAAGGTGTCGTGCGCCATCGAACAGATGAGTTTCTGGAAAGGCGGGCTAAGCATGTCGATATGATGGATTTGGATGAACAGCGCATGGAGCGTCGCCTGGGGAAACTTATGACTATTTACTCTCCTGAGTTTGAACTGCCGCAAACTGTGGGGTCATCTCATTTTTGGCAAATCGGAGGCGATCGAGTTTGGGATATGTTTAGTTCCCAACATGAGCGGCAATTACAACGCCTACAGCGATCGCGGAGAGTGGCTGAACAACGTGTTGTGAAGTGGCAAGAAGGTGGTGAGCATCCGCGATGCCATATATGTCAGACCCCTTTCTCCTTAGCGGTTCGCCGGCACCATTGTCGATTGTGTGGCAATCTGGTATGCTCTTCACCGCGTTTGCCTCAGGTTCTGTTGCACGATGAAGAAATGCATGCGAAACAGCTGGAGTCATGGGAGCCTTGCAGCTCGCTAATGTTATATGATGCATCAAGCAAAACACTGCGGGATATACCTAATCGACCTGATACCCCTGCTACATCCACCGAATGGCGCGACTATGAAGTTGCCGAAAAAGACGGAATCCGTTTTTGTCGCTCCTGTAAAAGCATTGTTCATCGCATAATGCTCCGAAATCGGAGATCAGATGACATGCCACTATGTCCCTTGTACCAA AACCTGCTTATTCTTCAAAAAGACATCAATGAAGCGCTGCCCGATTTCCACGAAATGATTTTGGGATTAAA AAAAAACGATACCGACTTGTCTTTAGCCTCGACTGTGCGCGACAGTCATGCATTACAGGCCAATGCATTCCAAGCCAGAAAGGATTTACTTGCACGCTTTTCACGATTTGAACAACTTGCGCGCAAAATAGAgtccatgccgcccatcgTAGATGGAGTGACATCGGCGGCACAAAAGCGACTACAGCAGGCCATATTCGCGCGAGCAAGCCTATTCTTGCAGCGAAAT ATGATTCCCTTGCAAGGTCTCTCCTCTCAGCCGACGCCCAATGCATCTAAGAAAAAGGTACCTCGTCATATCCAAGAACAGCTACATGCGCTCAAGGTGCAGGACACTCTTTTGAGTGAATACATGGAATCAGCCCAAAAATTACGCAATCTAGACGATATGGCGTCGTTAAGGCAGAGTCAAGAAGAGATTCGCGCTGAAATAGCACGGCTACAGCAAGAATAG
- a CDS encoding carboxyl methyltransferase, producing the protein MKDHELDGETKYYEPAKSNRTRNPVKGMGRLNISIDTGINSSGTSGVKLEPISTVSRHDSTDKLGCDSYQSNSAQTWHHSERDDLPPLAQAQYDNEPSSAASSREDATYQTNGMANAPWHNYSPNMPIAYSYLKTDDILQGKLSGQLVEQVLSSQYISSASDDGSDLISTWSSSHEGPTKPRATAFGSQRSDKPIPKTEYTALQRTNHSTGNYSFPQPSHDLQSNSEAPKQGIFPTLSDRADQGETYVTRPPLKSSGSAGSASFFSDFASGSHNNQFGPGVRAKISTVLPSLIETIPISSYATIFLTEYGCMHSRAVHMFKGMIECFVARVREKLEKDPSFHENQRLEARRASRTGYAEETADWVSFVIIHEDSEQSDLRSFQHMLDSHPESYLDPLWQSSRNPSLQNAIFSMSVMRPFGSRIVPPDTLHLGFSLMDLHWTHAPTNNVSIASMAHAELTMSLSARAKEFRRGGIYVMAYIARSESVAAEEASGQSAVAASHTRRSLESPAAMSGKDASRLAAADTASVEPRPKNIWNTMSDMIVPCLQRLVSCGMMKVDVARHMLTLPMYPRTKKQTLRVLEKFTDVWSLDWSCGLGKSDLKEIVTDSGKVVTLQSEPNPLHLPQPAWLALKAGKITRESYNDHVLQMFKNVYEGHFRMVLQERGQLSKGATEFILDSLWDVLRSRMDEPENCQLANSELEVQLMALRRL; encoded by the coding sequence ATGAAGGATCATGAGCTGGATGGCGAAACGAAATACTATGAACCTGCCAAATCGAATCGAACTCGAAATCCCGTGAAAGGCATGGGCCGACTGAACATTAGTATTGACACTGGCATAAATTCGTCGGGCACATCTGGTGTAAAGCTTGAACCCATTTCCACAGTGTCAAGACATGATTCGACGGATAAGCTAGGCTGTGACTCTTATCAATCGAATTCAGCTCAAACGTGGCATCACTCGGAGCGTGACGATCTACCGCCTCTGGCACAAGCACAATATGACAATGAGCCGAGCTCAGCAGCATCCTCGAGAGAGGATGCGACATATCAGACCAATGGCATGGCAAATGCACCGTGGCATAATTACTCCCCTAACATGCCCATTGCGTACAGTTACTTGAAAACAGACGACATATTGCAGGGAAAGCTTTCCGGGCAGCTTGTTGAACAAGTTTTATCGTCGCAATATATTTCATCTGCATCGGATGACGGCTCGGACCTTATTAGTACTTGGTCCAGCTCGCATGAGGGTCCAACGAAACCACGCGCTACGGCATTCGGTTCACAACGAAGCGATAAACCCATACCCAAGACGGAGTATACTGCTttgcagcgcacgaaccATTCTACCGGCAACTATTCGTTTCCTCAGCCGTCTCATGACTTGCAGAGTAACTCGGAAGCGCCTAAGCAAGGCATTTTTCCCACTCTGTCTGACCGAGCAGATCAGGGTGAGACTTATGTGACCCGGCCTCCCTTGAAGTCTTCAGGATCAGCCGGCAGTGCCTCTTTTTTTTCTGATTTTGCGTCAGGCTCGCATAACAACCAGTTCGGACCGGGTGTTAGGGCCAAGATAAGCACGGTGTTGCCCAGTCTGATCGAAACGATTCCCATTAGCTCATACGCGACCATTTTCCTGACAGAGTACGGCTGCATGCATTCGCGAGCAGTGCATATGTTTAAAGGTATGATTGAATGCTTCGTGGCACGTGTCAGAGAAAAATTGGAAAAGGATCCCTCCTTCCATGAAAACCAGCGTCTTGAAGCTAGGCGGGCCTCTAGAACAGGATATGCGGAAGAAACGGCAGACTGGGTCAGTTTTGTGATAATCCATGAAGATTCAGAGCAGTCTGATTTGCGCTCGTTTCAGCATATGCTGGACTCTCACCCAGAGTCCTACTTGGATCCGTTGTGGCAATCGTCACGAAATCCTTCGCTGCAAAATGCAATTTTTTCCATGTCAGTAATGCGCCCTTTTGGCTCACGTATCGTGCCACCGGATACGCTGCATCTTGGATTCAGTTTGATGGATTTGCACTGGACACACGCGCCCACAAATAATGTCTCGATTGCTTCAATGGCGCATGCAGAGCTCACTATGAGCTTGAGCGCTCGCGCGAAAGAGTTTCGACGTGGTGGTATCTATGTCATGGCGTATATTGCAAGATCTGAGTCAGTCGCTGCGGAAGAAGCATCTGGACAGAGTGCCGTCGCGGCCTCTCATACCAGGCGTTCGTTAGAATCGCCAGCGGCCATGTCTGGAAAAGATGCTTCTCGACTTGCAGCAGCGGATACAGCTAGTGTCGAACCGAGACCTAAAAATATTTGGAACACGATGTCAGATATGATTGTGCCATGTCTTCAGCGCTTGGTGTCATGTGGTATGATGAAAGTGGACGTGGCGCGACACATGTTGACGCTGCCAATGTACCCACGCACTAAGAAGCAGACACTGCGCGTTCTGGAAAAATTCACGGATGTCTGGTCTTTGGACTGGAGCTGCGGATTGGGCAAAAGCGACTTGAAGGAAATTGTCACGGATTCGGGAAAGGTCGTGACTCTGCAAAGTGAGCCTAATCCATTACATTTGCCTCAACCAGCTTGGCTTGCATTAAAGGCGGGAAAAATTACACGAGAATCGTATAATGATCACGTCCTTCAGATGTTTAAAAACGTGTACGAGGGCCATTTCCGTATGGTGCTTCAGGAACGGGGACAACTCAGTAAGGGTGCGACCGAATTCATCCTGGATTCATTATGGGATGTTTTGCGGTCGCGAATGGATGAGCCTGAAAACTGTCAATTGGCTAATTCTGAACTCGAAGTGCAGCTTATGGCGCTTCGACGACTGTAA